Proteins encoded together in one Streptomyces sp. NBC_01216 window:
- a CDS encoding cysteine desulfurase family protein, with translation MAYLDHAATTPMLPEAIEAMTAHLAVTGNASSLHAAGRRARRTVEEARETLAAALGARPSEVVLTSGGTEADNLAVKGLYWARRAAEPRRTRVLCGPVEHHAVLDAVDWLATHEGATVEYLPVDRYGRVHPADLREAIARDPGNVALATVMWANNEIGTIMPVRELADVALEFDVPLHSDAVQALGQIPVDFAASGLAAMTVSGHKIGGPYGIGALLLGRDQSPVPVLHGGGQERRVRSGTLDVPAVAAFAVAGGLAAERREDFAREIGSLRDDLVAAVLAAVPDAILGGDPVDRLPANAHFTFPGCEGDSLLLLLDAQGIECSTGSACTAGIAQPSHVLLATGTDPDLARGTLRFSLGHTSTKEDVAAVAGAIGPAVERARTAGLS, from the coding sequence ATGGCTTACCTCGACCACGCGGCCACCACGCCCATGCTTCCCGAGGCGATCGAGGCGATGACCGCCCACCTCGCCGTCACGGGCAACGCCTCCTCGTTGCACGCCGCCGGACGACGGGCGCGCCGTACCGTCGAGGAGGCCCGGGAGACACTCGCCGCGGCACTCGGCGCCCGGCCCAGCGAGGTCGTCCTCACCTCCGGCGGCACCGAGGCCGACAACCTCGCGGTCAAGGGTCTGTACTGGGCCCGGCGTGCCGCCGAGCCCCGTCGCACCCGTGTCCTGTGCGGCCCCGTCGAGCACCACGCGGTCCTCGACGCCGTCGACTGGCTCGCCACCCACGAGGGCGCCACGGTCGAGTACCTGCCCGTCGACCGGTACGGCAGGGTCCACCCCGCCGACCTGCGCGAGGCCATCGCCCGCGACCCGGGGAACGTCGCGCTCGCCACCGTGATGTGGGCGAACAACGAGATCGGCACGATCATGCCCGTCCGGGAACTCGCGGACGTCGCGCTCGAGTTCGACGTGCCGCTGCACTCCGACGCCGTGCAGGCCCTCGGTCAGATTCCGGTCGACTTCGCGGCCTCCGGGCTCGCCGCCATGACCGTCTCCGGCCACAAGATCGGCGGTCCCTACGGCATCGGCGCGCTGCTGCTCGGCCGCGATCAGAGCCCCGTGCCCGTCCTGCACGGCGGCGGGCAGGAGCGCCGGGTGCGCTCCGGCACCCTCGACGTGCCCGCCGTCGCCGCCTTCGCCGTCGCCGGTGGCCTCGCCGCCGAACGGCGCGAGGACTTCGCCCGGGAGATCGGCTCCCTGCGCGACGACCTGGTCGCGGCCGTCCTCGCCGCCGTCCCGGACGCGATCCTCGGCGGCGACCCGGTCGACCGGCTCCCCGCCAACGCCCACTTCACCTTCCCCGGCTGCGAGGGTGACTCCCTGCTCCTGCTGCTCGACGCCCAGGGCATCGAGTGCTCGACGGGCTCCGCCTGCACCGCGGGCATCGCCCAGCCCAGCCATGTGCTCCTCGCCACCGGCACCGACCCGGACCTGGCCCGCGGCACCCTGCGCTTCAGCCTCGGCCACACCTCCACCAAGGAGGACGTGGCGGCGGTCGCCGGGGCGATCGGACCGGCCGTCGAAC
- a CDS encoding thioesterase family protein: protein MSTSIETTSEFDRDTAVTLRTPGVYDAYLSAGWTIISAVNGGYLLSLLGRALGEHLPHPDPFTISAHYLTPSTPGPAVIRTETVRTGRTLSTGQASLVQYDADGAEVERIRVLASYGDLDTLTDDVRTAVGPPAIAPIEQCFGASDGPRPEIPGSSAITDRLDLRLDPATVGWAVGAPSGKGEMRGWFGLADGREPDALPLLLTVDAMPPTAFELGLKGWTPTVELTTHIRCRPAPGPLRVSITTRNLAGGFLEEDAEVWDSADRLVAQSRQLARAPRA, encoded by the coding sequence ATGAGCACGAGCATCGAGACGACGAGCGAGTTCGACCGCGACACCGCCGTCACCCTGCGCACCCCCGGTGTCTACGACGCCTACCTCTCCGCCGGCTGGACGATCATCTCGGCCGTCAACGGCGGATATCTGCTCTCCCTGCTCGGCAGGGCACTCGGGGAGCACCTCCCGCACCCGGACCCCTTCACGATCTCGGCGCACTACCTCACGCCGTCCACCCCGGGTCCCGCGGTGATCCGCACGGAGACGGTCCGTACCGGCCGCACGCTCTCCACCGGCCAGGCATCGCTCGTCCAGTACGACGCCGACGGCGCCGAGGTCGAGCGCATCCGCGTCCTCGCCTCGTACGGAGACCTCGACACGCTCACCGACGACGTCCGCACCGCGGTGGGCCCCCCGGCCATCGCCCCGATCGAGCAGTGTTTCGGCGCCTCCGACGGCCCCCGGCCGGAGATCCCCGGCTCCTCCGCGATCACCGACCGGCTCGACCTCCGGCTCGACCCGGCCACCGTCGGCTGGGCCGTCGGCGCCCCCTCGGGCAAGGGAGAGATGCGCGGCTGGTTCGGCCTCGCCGACGGCCGCGAGCCCGACGCGCTGCCGCTGCTGCTGACCGTCGACGCGATGCCGCCGACCGCCTTCGAACTCGGCCTCAAGGGCTGGACCCCCACGGTCGAGCTGACCACCCACATCCGCTGCCGCCCGGCCCCCGGCCCGCTGCGCGTCTCCATCACCACCCGGAACCTCGCGGGCGGCTTCCTGGAGGAGGACGCGGAGGTCTGGGACAGCGCCGACCGTCTCGTGGCCCAGTCCCGCCAGCTGGCCCGCGCGCCGCGCGCTTAG
- a CDS encoding ABC transporter ATP-binding protein, producing the protein MSLLELDGVKVHFPVKKGVLVNRTVGHVYAVDGVSLSVEAGQTYGLVGESGCGKTTLGRAVLRLVDITDGEVVFDGTDLAKLPEEEMRRFRRRLQMVFQDPLGSLNPRQNIESILSEGMAAHGIGANQDERRETIKQILTRVGLPANALSRYPHEFSGGQRQRIGIARALVLEPDVIICDEPVSALDVSIQAQVINLLEELQEQLGLTYLVIAHDLAVVRHISDVIGVMYLGSLVEEAPSDSLYEGPKHPYTRALMSAVPVPDPEVEDRRERILLHGDLPSPAAPPTGCRFHTRCPWAQPRCSEERPALTDTGDGHRVACHFTAEIEAGTLTPAGAVPEAREPADPVEPADPVEPADPVEPADAVEPAGSAESAEQP; encoded by the coding sequence ATGAGCCTGCTCGAACTCGACGGTGTGAAGGTCCACTTCCCCGTCAAGAAGGGCGTTCTCGTCAACCGCACCGTCGGGCACGTGTACGCCGTCGACGGTGTCTCGCTCAGCGTCGAGGCCGGTCAGACCTACGGCCTGGTCGGCGAGTCGGGCTGCGGCAAGACGACGCTCGGCCGGGCCGTGCTGCGGCTCGTCGACATCACCGACGGTGAGGTGGTCTTCGACGGGACCGACCTGGCGAAGCTGCCCGAAGAGGAGATGCGCCGCTTCCGCCGCCGCCTCCAGATGGTGTTCCAGGACCCCCTGGGCAGCCTGAACCCGCGACAGAACATCGAGTCGATCCTCAGCGAGGGGATGGCTGCCCACGGCATCGGCGCCAACCAGGACGAACGCCGGGAGACGATCAAGCAGATCCTCACCCGGGTCGGCCTGCCGGCGAACGCCCTGTCCCGCTACCCGCACGAGTTCTCCGGCGGACAGCGGCAGCGCATCGGCATCGCACGGGCGCTGGTCCTGGAGCCGGACGTCATCATCTGCGACGAGCCCGTCTCCGCGCTCGACGTGTCGATCCAGGCCCAGGTGATCAACCTCCTGGAGGAACTCCAGGAGCAGCTGGGCCTGACCTATCTCGTCATCGCCCACGACCTGGCCGTCGTCCGCCACATCTCGGACGTCATCGGGGTCATGTACCTGGGCTCGCTGGTGGAGGAGGCGCCGAGCGACTCGCTCTACGAGGGGCCGAAGCACCCGTACACCCGGGCGCTGATGTCGGCGGTGCCGGTGCCGGACCCCGAGGTCGAGGACCGGCGCGAGCGCATCCTGCTCCACGGCGACCTGCCGTCGCCGGCCGCCCCACCGACGGGATGCCGCTTCCACACCCGCTGCCCGTGGGCCCAGCCGCGCTGCTCCGAGGAGCGCCCCGCGCTGACGGACACGGGCGACGGCCACCGGGTGGCGTGCCACTTCACCGCCGAGATCGAGGCGGGGACGCTGACGCCGGCGGGCGCGGTGCCGGAGGCGCGTGAGCCCGCGGACCCGGTCGAGCCCGCGGACCCGGTCGAGCCCGCGGACCCGGTCGAGCCCGCGGACGCGGTCGAGCCCGCCGGGTCCGCGGAGTCCGCCGAGCAGCCCTAG
- a CDS encoding ABC transporter ATP-binding protein yields MALLSVDELSVTFGGRGRKPSTAVDGVSFDIDQGQVVGLVGESGCGKSVTSLALMGLLPRKGVTIGGRADFDGVDLLSLSEKKMRDMRGSRLAMIFQDPLSSLNPVIPIGIQVTEILKRHRGMKGEAARKEAAHLLDRVGIPDPDRRLKEYPHQLSGGMRQRALIAMAVACAPRLLIADEPTTALDVTIQAQILELLKELVDQEGTALLMITHDLGVVAGLCDEVNVLYAGRAVESAARRELFAHPTHPYAHGLLGSIPRLDAPRGEPLRPIRGSINDKIAWADGCAFAPRCDLYTMECLTGTPELTEPRAQGHHVRCVNPVLPASDKSEVSA; encoded by the coding sequence ATGGCACTGCTTTCAGTTGACGAACTCTCCGTCACCTTCGGCGGACGCGGCCGCAAGCCTTCCACCGCGGTCGACGGGGTCTCCTTCGACATCGACCAGGGCCAGGTCGTCGGCCTGGTGGGCGAGTCGGGCTGCGGCAAGTCCGTGACCTCGCTCGCCTTGATGGGCCTGCTCCCGCGCAAGGGCGTCACCATCGGCGGTCGCGCCGACTTCGACGGTGTCGACCTGCTGTCCCTGAGCGAGAAGAAGATGCGGGACATGCGAGGCAGCCGTCTCGCGATGATCTTCCAGGACCCGCTGTCCTCGCTGAACCCGGTCATCCCGATCGGCATCCAGGTCACCGAGATCCTCAAGCGGCACCGCGGCATGAAGGGCGAGGCCGCCCGCAAGGAGGCCGCCCACCTGCTCGACCGGGTCGGCATCCCCGACCCCGACCGTCGCCTCAAGGAGTACCCGCACCAGCTGTCCGGCGGGATGCGCCAGCGTGCGCTCATCGCCATGGCGGTGGCCTGCGCGCCCCGGCTGCTCATCGCGGACGAGCCGACCACCGCGCTGGACGTGACGATCCAGGCGCAGATCCTGGAGCTGCTCAAGGAGCTCGTCGACCAGGAGGGGACCGCCCTGCTGATGATCACCCACGACCTGGGGGTCGTCGCCGGGCTGTGCGACGAGGTCAACGTGCTGTACGCGGGCCGCGCGGTCGAGTCGGCGGCCCGCCGCGAACTGTTCGCGCATCCCACCCACCCGTACGCGCACGGGCTGCTCGGCTCCATCCCCCGACTCGACGCGCCCCGCGGCGAGCCGCTCCGCCCCATCCGGGGATCCATCAACGACAAGATCGCCTGGGCCGACGGCTGTGCCTTCGCGCCCCGCTGCGACCTCTACACCATGGAGTGCCTCACCGGCACACCCGAGCTGACCGAACCACGCGCCCAGGGCCACCACGTGCGTTGCGTCAACCCGGTCCTTCCCGCGTCGGACAAGTCGGAGGTCTCGGCATGA
- a CDS encoding ABC transporter permease translates to MSTKTDKIDRLAELTQQNEATVGASLWREAFRRLKANKMAVLGAIVIGLFVVVAIIGPWVAPYSPTAQDWRGEVFANQGKFVGMRGENWFGLDHLGRDLFSRMLVGARQTLLVGVVSMLIGLIVGALIGMLSGAAATLGGRSGQRVDTVIMRFIDIMLSLPSLLLAVSIAAVMGQSLTTVMIAVGVVQIPIFARLLRGSMLSQGGTDYVLAAKALGIRRKRIVVTQILPNSLSPVIVQATLSLATAIIEAAALSYLGLGNPDPAIPEWGVMLSQAQRFFDNEPMMAVYPAVGIVITALGFTLLGEAMREALDPKLRG, encoded by the coding sequence GTGAGCACCAAGACAGACAAGATCGACCGCCTCGCAGAGCTCACCCAGCAGAACGAGGCCACCGTCGGAGCGAGCCTGTGGCGCGAGGCGTTCCGGCGTCTCAAGGCGAACAAGATGGCCGTCCTCGGCGCCATCGTCATCGGCCTGTTCGTCGTCGTGGCGATCATCGGCCCCTGGGTCGCGCCCTACTCGCCCACCGCGCAGGACTGGCGTGGCGAGGTCTTCGCCAACCAGGGCAAGTTCGTCGGCATGCGCGGCGAGAACTGGTTCGGTCTCGACCACCTCGGCCGTGACCTCTTCTCCCGGATGCTCGTCGGCGCCCGCCAGACCCTGCTCGTCGGCGTCGTGTCGATGCTCATCGGCCTGATCGTCGGCGCCCTGATCGGCATGCTCTCCGGCGCCGCCGCCACCCTCGGCGGCAGGTCGGGCCAGCGGGTCGACACCGTCATCATGCGCTTCATCGACATCATGCTGTCGTTGCCGTCGCTGCTCCTCGCGGTCTCCATCGCGGCGGTGATGGGCCAGTCCCTCACCACGGTGATGATCGCCGTCGGTGTCGTGCAGATCCCGATCTTCGCCAGGCTCCTGCGCGGCTCGATGCTCTCCCAGGGGGGCACGGACTACGTGCTCGCGGCGAAGGCGCTCGGCATTCGCAGGAAGCGGATCGTCGTCACCCAGATCCTGCCCAACTCGCTGAGCCCGGTCATCGTGCAGGCGACCCTCAGCCTCGCCACCGCGATCATCGAGGCCGCCGCCCTGTCCTACCTCGGCCTCGGCAACCCGGACCCGGCGATCCCGGAGTGGGGCGTGATGCTCTCCCAGGCGCAGCGGTTCTTCGACAACGAGCCGATGATGGCCGTCTATCCGGCGGTCGGGATCGTCATCACCGCTCTCGGCTTCACCCTTCTCGGCGAGGCCATGCGCGAAGCTCTCGACCCGAAGCTGCGAGGCTGA
- a CDS encoding ABC transporter permease — protein sequence MLRLVVRRLLQLIPTLLGLSVLLFLWLNRLPGGPASAILGERATEAEVARINRTLGLDQPVWVQYGRFLKRIFELDLGTSTQTGQPVWDEFALRFPATVELSVAAMIIAVVLGIPLGYLAAKRRGGWLDVASVSGSLVGICIPVFFLALILKGVFAVQLGIFPSYGRLSTGLDATHVTGLAILDGILTGEFDASWDAFMHLILPAVTLASIPLAVIVRMTRASVLEVLGEDYIRTADSKGLEKNVIRVRHVLRNALLPVVTAIGLLTGSLLSGAVLTESVFSFGGIGSFIRTSIDARDYPVLVGFIMFIAVVYVLINLLVDLAYSLIDPRVRVH from the coding sequence GTGCTGCGACTCGTCGTACGAAGACTGCTACAGCTCATACCCACCCTGCTCGGCCTGTCGGTTCTCCTCTTCCTGTGGCTGAACCGGCTGCCCGGCGGACCCGCCTCAGCGATCCTGGGCGAGCGGGCGACCGAAGCCGAAGTGGCACGCATCAACCGGACACTGGGACTCGACCAGCCCGTCTGGGTGCAGTACGGCCGCTTCCTCAAGCGCATCTTCGAGCTGGACCTCGGCACCTCCACCCAGACCGGGCAGCCGGTGTGGGACGAGTTCGCCCTGCGCTTCCCGGCCACCGTGGAACTCAGCGTCGCCGCGATGATCATCGCCGTCGTCCTCGGTATCCCGCTCGGCTACCTCGCGGCCAAGCGGCGGGGCGGCTGGCTCGACGTCGCCTCCGTCTCCGGCTCACTCGTCGGCATCTGTATCCCGGTGTTCTTCCTCGCCCTGATCCTCAAGGGTGTCTTCGCCGTCCAGCTCGGCATCTTCCCCAGCTACGGACGGCTCTCGACCGGTCTCGACGCGACCCACGTCACCGGCCTCGCCATCCTCGACGGCATCCTCACCGGTGAGTTCGACGCCTCCTGGGACGCGTTCATGCACCTGATCCTGCCGGCCGTCACCCTCGCCTCCATCCCGCTCGCGGTCATCGTCCGGATGACCCGCGCCAGCGTGCTCGAAGTGCTGGGCGAGGACTACATCCGGACCGCCGACTCCAAGGGCCTGGAGAAGAACGTCATCCGCGTGCGCCACGTGCTGCGCAACGCGCTACTCCCCGTCGTCACCGCGATCGGTCTGCTGACCGGCAGCCTCCTCTCCGGTGCGGTCCTCACCGAATCCGTCTTCTCCTTCGGCGGAATCGGCTCCTTCATCCGCACCTCCATCGACGCCCGCGACTATCCGGTGCTCGTGGGCTTCATCATGTTCATCGCCGTCGTGTACGTCCTCATCAACCTGCTGGTCGACCTGGCGTACAGCCTTATTGACCCGAGAGTGCGGGTGCACTGA